One part of the Arabidopsis thaliana chromosome 1 sequence genome encodes these proteins:
- a CDS encoding PHD finger family protein: protein MNVDQCQWRKKMMGRGVDGGCGAEEKPYRPFRRVALDKENGYEDMGSLEIDFLAQASKNLSERSPFDVPEDGSTSVLSVPTLPIALANLLKNHSDNKKRHKKSHSGADKKKKKSSRQGDKLRSGSIWLEHEDYFRRLDFPDLETLSDLASLRSLSSRNCFSIPSVEYDSIDIQQRETDASAKNEDVVCGDGVVLEQIKNLLTKDISEGTVRKEEDVVKPMGVDNVGNGISSGSDYSGSLEWVLGNRNRILLTSERPSKKRKLLGSDAGLGKLMVAAPCEGNALLCDFCCTGHHQLIVCTSCKATVHKKCYGLLEDSGKPWLCSWCELENGRADSERPCLLCPKKGGILKPVLSKTENGGPAEFAHLFCSLWMPEVYIEDLKKMEPILNFPGIKETRRKLLCNLCKVKSGACIRCCNGTCRTSFHPICAREAGNRLEVWGKHGCDTVELRAFCSKHSDIQESGKSVEGGESNAAESRSPICHLPSESVGEGHLSNDEMGVDVGTPDNVESGMTGRSNEDERTLSKSLSFGLILKKLIDLGKVDVKDVAAEIGINPDALRAKLTDGDLLPDLLGKVVKWLSQHAHMGSSDKGKNLKRKTTTKSERRAAICTEGIVMLDSDILDPAVAKAFSIERTHEINICNNTTNNTRCTLTENCTGNGIVVVEAKANGSVLKKEGSVSLAPDHSPEEKNSIVLDQKVHHGKSSVIPSDDHGEQSNSSSSGVMMENAFSLRPNSSQNRGNLNCPNPIILDLFNQEAYPGFNPHRYIHKELSELGKEQTLKSSTDSDVARMTTNFDGSEEGNKHLQGAETFLQLSKARKLGILDLSPEDELEGELLYYQLQLLGTAVSRKQLSDNLVYEVAKKLPLEIDEQHGRRWDDVLVNKYFHDVREARKQGRKEQRNKQAQAVLAAATAAAATSSRNTSLRKDMSEEPAQQEMSTSRRKVVGSSHLVPQTKESLLKMAVSGPPSEKRSDHHTPDFLVENPRTCDICRRSETIWNLIVVCSSCKVAVHIDCYKCAKESTGPWYCELCAESSSEPSFNFGEKPNSSTECTLCGGTTGAFRKTTNGQWVHAFCAEWSLESTFRRGQINPVQGMESLAKKTDNCCVCQRIYGACTKCSYGNCQTTFHPSCARSAGFHMTGGGKHPHKAYCEKHSMEQKAKAESQKHGAEELKSLKHYRVELERLRLLCERIVKREKLKRELAISSHEILAAKRDHAARPLHVRNPFSPPEVSSDSATTSIKGHPDSNISGSEAIQRSDDITIDSTVTDKRRGKGPLLMDTDQKTDDSATSKSRFSRKLTERQILSGKTVPRKHCIVSPSVSEDGDNGSKPKKVRRLTLS from the exons ATGAACGTTGACCAATGCCAGTGgcggaagaagatgatgggtAGGGGAGTGGACGGAGGTTGTGGTGCTGAAGAGAAGCCTTATCGACCATTTCGTAGGGTTGCGTTAGATAAGGAGAATGGGTATGAGGATATGGGTTCGTTGGAAATCGATTTCTTAGCTCAAGCTAGCAAAAATCTATCTGAGAGGTCTCCTTTTGATGTTCCTGAAGATGGTTCTACTTCTGTGTTAAGTGTGCCTACTCTACCTATTGCTTTAGCTAATTTGCTGAAGAACCATTCGGATAATAAGAAACGGCATAAGAAGTCTCATTCTGGTGcggataagaagaagaagaagtcttcTAGGCAAGGGGATAAGTTGAGAAGTGGGAGTATCTGGCTTGAACATGAGGACTACTTTAGGCGCTTAGATTTTCCTGATTTAGAAACTTTGTCTGATTTAGCATCTCTACGATCTTTATCTTCTAGAAATTGCTTTTCCATTCCATCGGTGGAATACGATTCTATTGATATTCAACAGAGGGAAACTGATGCGAGTGCAAAGAATGAGGATGTTGTTTGTGGAGATGGCGTTGTTCTGGAACAAATTAAGAACCTTCTCACTAAAGATATATCTGAAGGCACagtaagaaaagaagaggatgTTGTTAAGCCAATGGGTGTTGACAATGTAGGGAATGGAATCTCCTCTGGGTCAGACTATTCTGGTAGTTTAGAATGGGTTTTAGGTAATAGAAATAGGATTTTGTTGACATCAGAAAGGCCCTCCAAAAAGCGGAAGCTTCTTGGTAGTGATGCAGGTTTGGGGAAATTAATGGTTGCGGCTCCTTGTGAAGGGAATGCGTTGTTATGTGATTTTTGCTGCACTGGTCATCATCAGTTGATTGTTTGCACTTCCTGCAAAGCTACAGTTCACAAAAAATGCTATGGCCTGCTTGAAGATTCAGGTAAACCTTGGTTGTGCTCTTGGTGTGAGCTGGAGAATGGTCGTGCTGATTCTGAAAGACCATGCTTGCTTTGTCCAAAAAAGGGTGGCATCCTTAAACCTGTTCTCTCAAAAACTGAGAATGGTGGGCCGGCGGAGTTTGCTCATCTGTTTTGTTCTCTGTGGATGCCTGAGGTGTATATAGAAGACTTGAAAAAAATGGAGCCCATCTTGAATTTTCCTGGGATAAAAGAAACTCGGAGGAAGTTATTGTGTAACTTGTGCAAGGTGAAATCTGGTGCTTGCATTCGCTGTTGTAATG GAACATGCCGAACATCTTTCCATCCTATATGTGCAAGGGAGGCAGGGAATAGGCTAGAGGTCTGGGGAAAACATGGGTGTGATACT GTTGAACTGCGAGCTTTCTGCTCGAAGCATTCAGATATTCAAGAAAGTGGAAAGTCAGTAGAGGGAGGAGAAAGTAATGCAGCTGAAAGTCGTTCTCCTATATGTCATCTTCCATCAGAATCTGTTGGAGAAGGTCACCTAAGTAATGATGAGATGGGAGTTGATGTAGGAACACCGG ACAATGTAGAATCAGGGATGACTGGGAGAAGCAACGAAGATGAAAGAACTCTGTCCAAGTCTCTTAGTTTTGGATTGATTCTGAAAAAG TTGATCGACCTGGGTAAAGTGGATGTGAAGGATGTGGCTGCAGAGATTGGGATTAATCCTGATGCTTTGAGGGCTAAACTTACG GACGGAGACTTGTTACCTGATTTACTAGGCAAAGTAGTTAAATGGCTTAGCCAGCATGCACACATGGGTTCTTCGGATAAAGgcaaaaatttaaaacgtaAGACCACTACTAAATCTGAGCGTCGGGCAGCTATCTGTACTGAAGGCATAGTGATGCTAGATTCTGACATCTTAGATCCTGCTGTAGCAAAGGCATTTTCTATAGAGCGAACACATGAAATCAACATTTGTAATAATACGACGAATAATACAAGATGTACGTTAACTGAAAATTGTACTGGTAATGGTATTGTGGTTGTGGAAGCTAAAGCTAATGGATCagttttgaagaaagaaggaagTGTTAGTTTGGCACCTGATCATTCTCCAGAAGAAAAG AATTCAATAGTGCTTGATCAGAAAGTTCATCATGGGAAAAGTTCAGTTATTCCTTCTG ATGATCATGGAGAACAATCAAACTCCAGTTCTTCTGGAGTCATGATGGAGAATGCCTTTTCCTTGAGGCCAAATAGTTCTCAGAATCGTGGAAATTTGAACTGTCCAAACCCCATTATCTTGGATCTCTT CAATCAGGAAGCATATCCTGGTTTCAATCCTCATCGTTATATCCACAAAGAATTGTCAGAACTTGGCAAGGAACAAACCCTGAAAAGCAGCACGGATTCTGATGTGGCTAGGATGACAACCAATTTTGATG GCTctgaagaaggaaacaaacatCTGCAGGGTGCAGAGACATTTCTTCAGTTATCTAAAGCTAGGAAATTGGGCATACTGGATCTGTCTCCTGAAGATGAATTGGAAGGAGAACTTCTATATTATCAGCTTCAGTTACTTGGCACTGCAGTTTCAAGAAAGCAACTATCTG ACAATTTAGTCTATGAAGTTGCTAAAAAGCTGCCTCTGGAAATTGATGAACAACATGGACGAAGATGGGATGATGTTCTGGTCAACAAATATTTCCATGATGTCAGGGAAGCAAGAAAGCAAGGTAGGAAAgagcaaagaaacaaacaagccCAGGCTGTTCTAGCTGCTGCTACTGCTGCAGCGGCGACATCTTCTAGGAATACATCGCTTAGGAAAGATATGTCAGAAGAACCTGCACAACAAGAG ATGAGCACTTCTAGACGTAAAGTTGTTGGCAGCTCTCACCTAGTTCCACAGACAAAGGAATCACTTTTAAAGATGGCTGTTTCTGGGCCACCATCCGAGAAGCGGTCTGATCATCACACACCAGACTTTTTAGTAGAAAATCCACGAACTTGTGACATCTGCAGGCGCTCCGAAACTATATGGAACCTGATTGTAGTGTGCTCTAGTTGCAAG GTTGCTGTTCACATTGATTGCTACAAATGTGCTAAAGAATCTACTGGTCCCTGGTACTGTGAGCTATGTGCGGAGTCATCTTCAGAACCTTCTTTCAATTTTGGGGAAAAACCGAATTCTTCTACAGAATGTACTCTGTGTGGTGGCACAACTGGGGCTTTTAGGAAAACCACAAATGGGCAATGGGTACATGCGTTTTGTGCTGAG TGGTCCTTGGAGTCAACGTTCAGAAGGGGACAAATAAATCCTGTGCAGGGAATG GAGTCTCTGGCCAAGAAAACGGATAATTGTTGTGTATGCCAACGGATATATGGTGCATGCACTAAG TGCAGTTATGGTAACTGCCAGACGACATTCCACCCCTCCTGTGCCAGAAGCGCGGGTTTTCATATGACTGGTGGTGGTAAACATCCGCATAAGGCGTACTGTGAGAAGCACAGCATGGAGCAGAAGGCAAAG GCCGAATCTCAGAAACATGGTGCAGAGGAGCTGAAAAGTCTCAAACATTATAGG GTTGAACTTGAGAGGTTACGCCTTCTGTGCGAGCGGATAGTCAAGAGGGAGAAATTAAAG CGAGAGTTGGCTATTTCCTCACATGAAATACTTGCTGCCAAAAGGGATCATGCTGCACGGCCATTACATGTCCGTAATCCATTTTCTCCTCCAGAAGTTTCGTCGGACTCAGCTACAACATCAATAAAAGGCCATCCTGATAGTAATATATCTGGCAGTGAAGCAATACAGAGGTCAGATGATATCACTATTGACAGCACAGTCACTGATAAGCGCAGAGGCAAAGGTCCCTTATTAATGGACACGGATCAGAAAACTGATGACAGTGCTACTTCCAAGAGTCGGTTTTCCCGTAAACTAACAGAAAGACAGATCTTATCTGGGAAAACTGTTCCCCGCAAACATTGTATAGTGTCACCTAGTGTTTCAGAGGATGGAGATAACGGGTCAAAGCCCAAGAAGGTGAGAAGATTAACTTTGTCGTAA
- a CDS encoding PHD finger family protein yields MNVDQCQWRKKMMGRGVDGGCGAEEKPYRPFRRVALDKENGYEDMGSLEIDFLAQASKNLSERSPFDVPEDGSTSVLSVPTLPIALANLLKNHSDNKKRHKKSHSGADKKKKKSSRQGDKLRSGSIWLEHEDYFRRLDFPDLETLSDLASLRSLSSRNCFSIPSVEYDSIDIQQRETDASAKNEDVVCGDGVVLEQIKNLLTKDISEGTVRKEEDVVKPMGVDNVGNGISSGSDYSGSLEWVLGNRNRILLTSERPSKKRKLLGSDAGLGKLMVAAPCEGNALLCDFCCTGHHQLIVCTSCKATVHKKCYGLLEDSGKPWLCSWCELENGRADSERPCLLCPKKGGILKPVLSKTENGGPAEFAHLFCSLWMPEVYIEDLKKMEPILNFPGIKETRRKLLCNLCKVKSGACIRCCNGTCRTSFHPICAREAGNRLEVWGKHGCDTVELRAFCSKHSDIQESGKSVEGGESNAAESRSPICHLPSESVGEGHLSNDEMGVDVGTPGTGSDISRNSDLQELESPHSKFNLSATDNVESGMTGRSNEDERTLSKSLSFGLILKKLIDLGKVDVKDVAAEIGINPDALRAKLTDGDLLPDLLGKVVKWLSQHAHMGSSDKGKNLKRKTTTKSERRAAICTEGIVMLDSDILDPAVAKAFSIERTHEINICNNTTNNTRCTLTENCTGNGIVVVEAKANGSVLKKEGSVSLAPDHSPEEKNSIVLDQKVHHGKSSVIPSDDHGEQSNSSSSGVMMENAFSLRPNSSQNRGNLNCPNPIILDLFNQEAYPGFNPHRYIHKELSELGKEQTLKSSTDSDVARMTTNFDGSEEGNKHLQGAETFLQLSKARKLGILDLSPEDELEGELLYYQLQLLGTAVSRKQLSDNLVYEVAKKLPLEIDEQHGRRWDDVLVNKYFHDVREARKQGRKEQRNKQAQAVLAAATAAAATSSRNTSLRKDMSEEPAQQEMSTSRRKVVGSSHLVPQTKESLLKMAVSGPPSEKRSDHHTPDFLVENPRTCDICRRSETIWNLIVVCSSCKVAVHIDCYKCAKESTGPWYCELCAESSSEPSFNFGEKPNSSTECTLCGGTTGAFRKTTNGQWVHAFCAEWSLESTFRRGQINPVQGMESLAKKTDNCCVCQRIYGACTKCSYGNCQTTFHPSCARSAGFHMTGGGKHPHKAYCEKHSMEQKAKAESQKHGAEELKSLKHYRVELERLRLLCERIVKREKLKRELAISSHEILAAKRDHAARPLHVRNPFSPPEVSSDSATTSIKGHPDSNISGSEAIQRSDDITIDSTVTDKRRGKGPLLMDTDQKTDDSATSKSRFSRKLTERQILSGKTVPRKHCIVSPSVSEDGDNGSKPKKQHVETFAKELVMTSDEASFKNRRLPKGYFYVPVDCLQEDKPGNQKLASSDKPANQKTSSGDQSGKDDG; encoded by the exons ATGAACGTTGACCAATGCCAGTGgcggaagaagatgatgggtAGGGGAGTGGACGGAGGTTGTGGTGCTGAAGAGAAGCCTTATCGACCATTTCGTAGGGTTGCGTTAGATAAGGAGAATGGGTATGAGGATATGGGTTCGTTGGAAATCGATTTCTTAGCTCAAGCTAGCAAAAATCTATCTGAGAGGTCTCCTTTTGATGTTCCTGAAGATGGTTCTACTTCTGTGTTAAGTGTGCCTACTCTACCTATTGCTTTAGCTAATTTGCTGAAGAACCATTCGGATAATAAGAAACGGCATAAGAAGTCTCATTCTGGTGcggataagaagaagaagaagtcttcTAGGCAAGGGGATAAGTTGAGAAGTGGGAGTATCTGGCTTGAACATGAGGACTACTTTAGGCGCTTAGATTTTCCTGATTTAGAAACTTTGTCTGATTTAGCATCTCTACGATCTTTATCTTCTAGAAATTGCTTTTCCATTCCATCGGTGGAATACGATTCTATTGATATTCAACAGAGGGAAACTGATGCGAGTGCAAAGAATGAGGATGTTGTTTGTGGAGATGGCGTTGTTCTGGAACAAATTAAGAACCTTCTCACTAAAGATATATCTGAAGGCACagtaagaaaagaagaggatgTTGTTAAGCCAATGGGTGTTGACAATGTAGGGAATGGAATCTCCTCTGGGTCAGACTATTCTGGTAGTTTAGAATGGGTTTTAGGTAATAGAAATAGGATTTTGTTGACATCAGAAAGGCCCTCCAAAAAGCGGAAGCTTCTTGGTAGTGATGCAGGTTTGGGGAAATTAATGGTTGCGGCTCCTTGTGAAGGGAATGCGTTGTTATGTGATTTTTGCTGCACTGGTCATCATCAGTTGATTGTTTGCACTTCCTGCAAAGCTACAGTTCACAAAAAATGCTATGGCCTGCTTGAAGATTCAGGTAAACCTTGGTTGTGCTCTTGGTGTGAGCTGGAGAATGGTCGTGCTGATTCTGAAAGACCATGCTTGCTTTGTCCAAAAAAGGGTGGCATCCTTAAACCTGTTCTCTCAAAAACTGAGAATGGTGGGCCGGCGGAGTTTGCTCATCTGTTTTGTTCTCTGTGGATGCCTGAGGTGTATATAGAAGACTTGAAAAAAATGGAGCCCATCTTGAATTTTCCTGGGATAAAAGAAACTCGGAGGAAGTTATTGTGTAACTTGTGCAAGGTGAAATCTGGTGCTTGCATTCGCTGTTGTAATG GAACATGCCGAACATCTTTCCATCCTATATGTGCAAGGGAGGCAGGGAATAGGCTAGAGGTCTGGGGAAAACATGGGTGTGATACT GTTGAACTGCGAGCTTTCTGCTCGAAGCATTCAGATATTCAAGAAAGTGGAAAGTCAGTAGAGGGAGGAGAAAGTAATGCAGCTGAAAGTCGTTCTCCTATATGTCATCTTCCATCAGAATCTGTTGGAGAAGGTCACCTAAGTAATGATGAGATGGGAGTTGATGTAGGAACACCGGGTACAGGTTCTGATATTTCGAGAAACAGTGACTTACAAGAGCTAGAATCACcacattcaaaatttaacttgTCTGCAACAGACAATGTAGAATCAGGGATGACTGGGAGAAGCAACGAAGATGAAAGAACTCTGTCCAAGTCTCTTAGTTTTGGATTGATTCTGAAAAAG TTGATCGACCTGGGTAAAGTGGATGTGAAGGATGTGGCTGCAGAGATTGGGATTAATCCTGATGCTTTGAGGGCTAAACTTACG GACGGAGACTTGTTACCTGATTTACTAGGCAAAGTAGTTAAATGGCTTAGCCAGCATGCACACATGGGTTCTTCGGATAAAGgcaaaaatttaaaacgtaAGACCACTACTAAATCTGAGCGTCGGGCAGCTATCTGTACTGAAGGCATAGTGATGCTAGATTCTGACATCTTAGATCCTGCTGTAGCAAAGGCATTTTCTATAGAGCGAACACATGAAATCAACATTTGTAATAATACGACGAATAATACAAGATGTACGTTAACTGAAAATTGTACTGGTAATGGTATTGTGGTTGTGGAAGCTAAAGCTAATGGATCagttttgaagaaagaaggaagTGTTAGTTTGGCACCTGATCATTCTCCAGAAGAAAAG AATTCAATAGTGCTTGATCAGAAAGTTCATCATGGGAAAAGTTCAGTTATTCCTTCTG ATGATCATGGAGAACAATCAAACTCCAGTTCTTCTGGAGTCATGATGGAGAATGCCTTTTCCTTGAGGCCAAATAGTTCTCAGAATCGTGGAAATTTGAACTGTCCAAACCCCATTATCTTGGATCTCTT CAATCAGGAAGCATATCCTGGTTTCAATCCTCATCGTTATATCCACAAAGAATTGTCAGAACTTGGCAAGGAACAAACCCTGAAAAGCAGCACGGATTCTGATGTGGCTAGGATGACAACCAATTTTGATG GCTctgaagaaggaaacaaacatCTGCAGGGTGCAGAGACATTTCTTCAGTTATCTAAAGCTAGGAAATTGGGCATACTGGATCTGTCTCCTGAAGATGAATTGGAAGGAGAACTTCTATATTATCAGCTTCAGTTACTTGGCACTGCAGTTTCAAGAAAGCAACTATCTG ACAATTTAGTCTATGAAGTTGCTAAAAAGCTGCCTCTGGAAATTGATGAACAACATGGACGAAGATGGGATGATGTTCTGGTCAACAAATATTTCCATGATGTCAGGGAAGCAAGAAAGCAAGGTAGGAAAgagcaaagaaacaaacaagccCAGGCTGTTCTAGCTGCTGCTACTGCTGCAGCGGCGACATCTTCTAGGAATACATCGCTTAGGAAAGATATGTCAGAAGAACCTGCACAACAAGAG ATGAGCACTTCTAGACGTAAAGTTGTTGGCAGCTCTCACCTAGTTCCACAGACAAAGGAATCACTTTTAAAGATGGCTGTTTCTGGGCCACCATCCGAGAAGCGGTCTGATCATCACACACCAGACTTTTTAGTAGAAAATCCACGAACTTGTGACATCTGCAGGCGCTCCGAAACTATATGGAACCTGATTGTAGTGTGCTCTAGTTGCAAG GTTGCTGTTCACATTGATTGCTACAAATGTGCTAAAGAATCTACTGGTCCCTGGTACTGTGAGCTATGTGCGGAGTCATCTTCAGAACCTTCTTTCAATTTTGGGGAAAAACCGAATTCTTCTACAGAATGTACTCTGTGTGGTGGCACAACTGGGGCTTTTAGGAAAACCACAAATGGGCAATGGGTACATGCGTTTTGTGCTGAG TGGTCCTTGGAGTCAACGTTCAGAAGGGGACAAATAAATCCTGTGCAGGGAATG GAGTCTCTGGCCAAGAAAACGGATAATTGTTGTGTATGCCAACGGATATATGGTGCATGCACTAAG TGCAGTTATGGTAACTGCCAGACGACATTCCACCCCTCCTGTGCCAGAAGCGCGGGTTTTCATATGACTGGTGGTGGTAAACATCCGCATAAGGCGTACTGTGAGAAGCACAGCATGGAGCAGAAGGCAAAG GCCGAATCTCAGAAACATGGTGCAGAGGAGCTGAAAAGTCTCAAACATTATAGG GTTGAACTTGAGAGGTTACGCCTTCTGTGCGAGCGGATAGTCAAGAGGGAGAAATTAAAG CGAGAGTTGGCTATTTCCTCACATGAAATACTTGCTGCCAAAAGGGATCATGCTGCACGGCCATTACATGTCCGTAATCCATTTTCTCCTCCAGAAGTTTCGTCGGACTCAGCTACAACATCAATAAAAGGCCATCCTGATAGTAATATATCTGGCAGTGAAGCAATACAGAGGTCAGATGATATCACTATTGACAGCACAGTCACTGATAAGCGCAGAGGCAAAGGTCCCTTATTAATGGACACGGATCAGAAAACTGATGACAGTGCTACTTCCAAGAGTCGGTTTTCCCGTAAACTAACAGAAAGACAGATCTTATCTGGGAAAACTGTTCCCCGCAAACATTGTATAGTGTCACCTAGTGTTTCAGAGGATGGAGATAACGGGTCAAAGCCCAAGAAG CAGCATGTAGAAACATTTGCAAAAGAGCTGGTGATGACATCAGATGAAGCTTCTTTCAAGAACCGGCGGCTCCCAAAGGGATACTTCTATGTTCCTGTTGATTGTCTTCAGGAAGACAAACCGGGAAACCAGAAGCTGGCTTCATCTGACAAGCCAGCGAACCAGAAGACATCTTCAGGTGATCAGTCAGGTAAAGACGACGGGTAA